The following nucleotide sequence is from Pedobacter sp. PACM 27299.
AAAGAGAGCTTTAAATACTTCGCTAAGCCCGGAGCGCGAAAAAATCACCATCAAAAACCTGCCTTACCAACCCTATGAGTACAATCGAAGGGTGACTGCCCCTGTGCAGCATATCGGTGGGCATCATCATCCAATTGTGATGCTGGATGTATCAAAAGAAAATTTAAAAGATCCTTACTTCTTAACCGCTGTCGGGTATAAATATAGTGCAGGACTGGATAAATACAATATGGCAGATCAAGCTTGTGATCTTGTTTATCTGGGCGATGCACTTCCTTCATTTTCATTTCCTGGCAACCTGAAGCAAATCTATAATTACCATACCTGGTTAAATCTGAAAGATAAGCACAATAGTCACCCTTTAATGAGCCTTGCTGAATATCAGGAAGCCGTAGTAAAAGATGCACAGCTAAATCTGATCAGCGTGGATGCCAATCAGGAGGTAGACTTGTCGCTGTTGAAAGATAAAGATAACGTAGTATTGGTCTTGGAAACCACTGCCGATCATGGTACGGCCGCACAGCGCGCCTTCTTTATTCAGCTGTTAAATGATAAGATTCAGCTTCCGGTAATTATCAGAAGAAATTACCCAGAGTTGAATGCGGATGACTTAATGTTGTACGCTGCTACAGATACTGGGGCTCTGTTTACCGATGGTTTGGGCGATGGAATCTGGCTTACCGCCGCGGAATCTGTAGGTCTTGCATTGGTGAATTCTACCAGCTTTGGTATTTTACAAGCTACACGCACGAGGATTTCTAAAACAGAATATATCTCTTGTCCGAGTTGTGGACGTACACTGTTTGATCTTCAGGAAACAACACAACTGATTAGGTCGCGTACGGATCACTTGAAGGGAATCAAGATCGGTATCATGGGCTGTATCGTGAACGGTCCAGGTGAAATGGCTGATGCAGATTATGGTTACGTAGGAACAGGTCCAGGGAAAATTACACTTTATAGGGGTAAGGAAGTCGTTAAGAAAAACGTAAATGCAGACCGGGCGCTGGATGATTTGATAGATCTGATTAAAGAAGATGGTAACTGGGTGTATGTAAGTTAATTGTTGCTTTTTATTCCCGAAATTTTCATCATCTTAGGTGTATCAAAACCCAAAAGATGATGAAAAGAAATACATTGTTAGGATTAACCCTTTTTATAGGGTTTTTCAGCCTGAATGCGAACGCACAGGAGAAAAAGAAAGCAAGTCCGCCGGCAAACGTTAAGGAAACTACCAGTTCTGGAGTGACTATTGCCATTGATTATAGTCAGCCCTCTGTGAAAGGCAGAACAATTGGTGGAGAAATTGCGCCTTATGGTAAAGTATGGCGTACCGGTGCCAATGAAGCCACAACTTTTGAAGTCAGCAAAGACGTCAAAGTTGAAGGTAAAAATCTTCCCGCAGGTAAATATGGTTTGTACACGATTCCCGGAGAAAAGGAATGGACGATTATTTTTAATAAAACCTGGAAACAATGGGGAACAAATTATGCGGAAGCAGATGATGCTTTACGCGTAACTGTTAAACCGGAAAAATCTTCGACGTTCACGGAACAGATGACATTCAAAATTGACAAATCAGGTAAGGTGACGTTGCTATGGGGAGACAAATCGGTTTCTTTCCGTGTGAAATAAAGGTTTAAAAAAGAGGCTGATGATTCAAAGGCTGGAACCTTTGCCCGAAGAGGGCAAAATTCCTAGGCCTTTTCTTTCATCAGCCTCTTTTTTATTTGAGGTCCGTTGGGAGGTGATTGCAAAGAGAGATTTTGAACCTTGATTGCTTGCTAGGTTGAACCTTTTTGTTTTACTTGATTTGGACCTAGATTACTTTTTTTACTGAGTTTAAACCTAAGTTGTTTATTGAGGTTGGACCTTTTTGTTTTACTTGATTTGGACCTTGATTACTTTTTTACTGAGTTTAAACCTTAGTTATTTATTGAGGTTGGACCTTTTTTTTACTTGATTTGGACCTTGATTAATTTTTTTACTGAGTTTAAACCTTAGTTATTTATTGAGGTTGGACCTTTTTGTTTTACTTGATTTGGACCTTGATTACTTTTTTTACTGAGTTTAAACCTTAGTTATTTATTGAGGTTGAACCTTTTTGT
It contains:
- the ispG gene encoding (E)-4-hydroxy-3-methylbut-2-enyl-diphosphate synthase, which translates into the protein MEEAAVQKELIGGYCNSLTQYSRFLTREVNIGDVPMGGLNPIRIQSMTTTDTMDTIGTVEQTIRMVESGCEYVRITAPSIKEAENLANIKKELRYRGYHVPLVADIHFTPNAAESAARIVEKVRVNPGNYADKKKFENIEYTQQAYQAELDRIYKKFIPLVKICKEYGTAMRIGTNHGSLSDRIMSHYGDTPRGMVESAMEFIRMCEAQNYYNLVISMKASNTQVMVQAYRLLVETMVKEGMNYPLHLGVTEAGDGEDGRIKSAVGIGTLLEDGLGDTIRVSLTEDPEFEAPVAKAMAMRYEKRALNTSLSPEREKITIKNLPYQPYEYNRRVTAPVQHIGGHHHPIVMLDVSKENLKDPYFLTAVGYKYSAGLDKYNMADQACDLVYLGDALPSFSFPGNLKQIYNYHTWLNLKDKHNSHPLMSLAEYQEAVVKDAQLNLISVDANQEVDLSLLKDKDNVVLVLETTADHGTAAQRAFFIQLLNDKIQLPVIIRRNYPELNADDLMLYAATDTGALFTDGLGDGIWLTAAESVGLALVNSTSFGILQATRTRISKTEYISCPSCGRTLFDLQETTQLIRSRTDHLKGIKIGIMGCIVNGPGEMADADYGYVGTGPGKITLYRGKEVVKKNVNADRALDDLIDLIKEDGNWVYVS
- a CDS encoding DUF2911 domain-containing protein; translated protein: MKRNTLLGLTLFIGFFSLNANAQEKKKASPPANVKETTSSGVTIAIDYSQPSVKGRTIGGEIAPYGKVWRTGANEATTFEVSKDVKVEGKNLPAGKYGLYTIPGEKEWTIIFNKTWKQWGTNYAEADDALRVTVKPEKSSTFTEQMTFKIDKSGKVTLLWGDKSVSFRVK